In Sphingobium amiense, one genomic interval encodes:
- a CDS encoding phosphatase PAP2 family protein translates to MDNERARLPDGSCHSGRNWHLAPKTIPLSWLLGAVGFSLVAVVVMMVRLRIAVQVDARLGIFIVLAFSGTVTIRFRFRQPLSRQQRVWRDAAEYYGLFISICVIGALAAYPVAAISTGFADSALERVDHFLRFDWLAWYRFVVEHPAIQWPERAAYQSIFFTPAVLFAYYAWSARRAEARQFILSFWLAAFLTLLLFFHVPAKGPLAFLWHGPLPYVPESALYQADLIPALRSHAAKPIDLGALRGLVAAPSFHAASALLYIAAAWPLRPLRWPVTILNAAMLLATPVEGTHYLVDLIAGAAVALAALAITQLAARRFSPRLASRPQRWKTAQSTISSAE, encoded by the coding sequence ATGGACAATGAACGCGCTCGCTTGCCCGATGGAAGCTGCCACAGCGGTCGCAACTGGCACCTCGCGCCCAAGACGATCCCGCTTAGCTGGCTTCTCGGCGCCGTAGGCTTCAGTCTTGTCGCAGTCGTCGTGATGATGGTGCGATTGAGAATCGCCGTGCAGGTCGATGCGAGGCTCGGTATCTTCATCGTGCTCGCATTCTCCGGAACCGTTACGATCCGTTTCCGATTCCGGCAACCGCTATCGAGACAGCAGCGGGTATGGCGGGACGCCGCCGAATATTATGGGCTCTTCATAAGCATCTGCGTGATCGGCGCCCTGGCGGCCTATCCTGTGGCGGCGATCAGTACGGGCTTCGCCGACTCAGCGCTTGAGCGCGTGGACCATTTTCTGCGTTTCGACTGGCTGGCATGGTATCGCTTCGTGGTGGAGCACCCGGCTATCCAGTGGCCTGAGCGAGCGGCTTATCAAAGCATATTTTTTACCCCCGCAGTGTTGTTCGCTTACTACGCCTGGAGCGCTCGCAGGGCTGAGGCGCGCCAGTTCATCCTATCTTTCTGGCTGGCTGCGTTTCTTACGCTGCTGTTGTTCTTCCACGTTCCCGCGAAGGGGCCGCTCGCTTTCCTCTGGCATGGACCGCTGCCCTATGTGCCAGAGAGCGCGCTGTACCAGGCCGATCTCATCCCCGCGCTCAGAAGCCATGCGGCAAAGCCCATCGACTTGGGGGCGCTACGTGGGCTGGTCGCCGCTCCCAGCTTCCATGCGGCGAGCGCTCTGCTCTACATCGCAGCGGCGTGGCCGCTGAGGCCTCTGCGGTGGCCGGTCACCATTCTCAACGCGGCGATGCTGCTTGCGACGCCGGTCGAAGGAACGCACTATCTTGTTGACCTGATCGCTGGGGCTGCGGTCGCGCTCGCTGCTCTTGCGATCACGCAACTGGCCGCTCGCCGTTTTAGCCCCCGTCTGGCTAGCCGTCCGCAGCGATGGAAAACAGCGCAATCGACAATCAGCAGCGCTGAATAG
- a CDS encoding MgtC/SapB family protein, with the protein MTEFATGDAPWWVDIGRISLAALLGAIIGWQREHRGREAGIRTYMATSLGACAFGLISGAIGDGGRISAGIVTGIGFIGAGIILRDSGRVTGLTTAATLWASAAVGLSTAYGIYHIAVMTAVLLLLILELHRMPGWTRLSHRSRQHAQQSTIQKDISE; encoded by the coding sequence ATGACGGAATTCGCAACAGGCGATGCACCATGGTGGGTCGACATCGGCCGTATAAGTCTGGCTGCCCTGCTCGGGGCCATTATAGGATGGCAGCGCGAACATCGCGGCCGCGAGGCCGGCATCCGCACCTATATGGCCACCTCGTTGGGTGCATGCGCATTCGGGCTGATTTCCGGCGCCATCGGCGATGGCGGCCGGATATCCGCCGGCATCGTCACAGGGATCGGATTCATAGGCGCGGGGATCATCTTACGTGATTCCGGACGCGTGACCGGTCTTACAACCGCCGCTACACTCTGGGCATCCGCTGCGGTCGGCCTCAGTACCGCCTACGGCATCTACCATATCGCCGTCATGACAGCGGTTCTGCTCCTGCTGATCCTCGAACTCCATCGCATGCCAGGCTGGACGCGACTATCGCACCGCTCGCGCCAACACGCCCAACAAAGCACAATCCAGAAGGATATCTCGGAATGA